ATTTATTGAGAAAAGATGTATGGGAGAAATTGATTTGTGTATTTGATcatgataacgataatgatatATTTGAATGATTATATATtttaagggaaaaaagaaaaattgatatGTCTTTGAGATTCTTGAATAtccaagttttctttttatttttgctttgttcCCTTTGCAGCTTTTGAAACCACAAGTGGTAATCCATCAGTGTGCAGCTCAGCAAAGTACCGCCAGAAAATAAACTGCAGTAAAACTGGAGAAGTCTTCCGCAAGTAAGTAGATAGATGTTGAGTGAtgcttgtacatttttttttttttggtgttctaCCATGTAATCTTTCAAAATGTttttatatacagtaaaatccctctcatctggcattcaagtatccagcagcttcaagtatctggcacatttttccccaagccttaaaatcaataaaaaatcaatgtgtactcataaaatcgactAAAATTCCccgtgcgaggcatactttgtcccctcgccaccagagcgcactgcttcgcgccacccgcggcccactgcactgtgtttactcagtgactcagtcccgcgtgtgcactgtttatcacctgacgccttcatcatgcctaaagttgtagaaaagaggaagtgtgttgtgcttacacttaagcaaaATGACTAGACTACTAGACATTTGTCaacgattagagagaggtgaaagcagacagcaactaatggcggaatatggtgtgggctcatcaactatttatgacattaaatcccaaacgaaaaagttgcgggattacatgaaagccaccgacaccccaaaggcagcaGAAAATcttcacacactgcagtatcatcatggtgaaatgatggacaaagtgttatacgagtggttcagcttgaaaagatcagaaggacataatttcacttctattcaagtagttgatgctggataagagggattttactgtaaatttttttaacatgaattctcatgaaaagaaaagaggagagtgaCCTTGTCTTCTTGCTCTCTGTGGGTTTGTTGCAGTCATGTGCCACACTCATGAATCATTGTTAGCTCATCTTTAGAGGAAGTGTTGCTTTTCATCTTTGTGACTCATTactattcattttccttttcattaaaaTTTCAAGACTGGAAAGCTGAGCAAAACAACAATTGTACGTGCCAGAAATACAAGCTTAAATATAAATACAACTTAGAAAATGGGGAGATAAGAGGGGTGATCATTACTAGCTTATCTCTATTGATTTGATTTACAGGGATGTTCCATTATACGAGCATCCGTTACATGAGAAACTGATAATACTAGATGTGTAAATTAgggactattttctttatatgattGTAAAAATCCAATGATACAAGCTTCAGTCTGAGGCAAGTACAATTACAAAGTTTAAAATGTGTGCCTTCCTGCACCCTCCCTCTAACACAGCTGGGCCTTATGGTGATGTACGATGATTCATGTGTgcagagattttttttataatttttttaatgtaggagggacactggccaatggcaacaaaaatccaataaaaaaaaaatccccactgaaatgccagtcccatgaaagggtccaatgcagtagtcaaaaactgaaggataagtgtcttgaaacctccctcttgaaggaattcaagtcataggaaggtggaaatacagaagcaggcagggagttccagagtttaccagagaaagggatgaatgattgagaatactggttaactcttgcattagagaggtggacagaatagtggtgagagaaagaagaaagtcttgtgcagcgaggctgcgggaggaggggagccatgcagttagcaagatcagaagagcaattagcatgaaaatagcggtagaagacagctagagatgcaacattgcggcgatgagagagatgctgaagacagtcagttagaggagaggagttgatgagacaaaaagcttttgattccaccctgtctagaacactGGAAGACAACCACACATCTATCCCTTGTTCTCTATCTACCATTCATTCCCCCTGACAGTCCTCTTTTAAATTGAATTCAATGTCTCTCAGACTCCCATCCTAATGGCCTTACTGTTTGTTATTATAGTTTTActctattatcattttcttgCAAGCATATTTACAATGCTTTATGCAACCAATCAGTGCTTGGATGTGTTACAGTGTTACTGCTGGCATGTTCTTTCATTCGCTGTCCTTGgcatggtgttgtgtgtgtgactaaCCAGGTGGTGTATAGATTGTGCCTTACTTTGCCTCTCAAGAGTTAACTATGCCTCTCAAGCAGCCAATAAGTTCCAATGGGAGTCCTAGCAGTAAGGCTAAACAAGCTAGAGTAATAACATTCACAAAGAAGGTAGAAGTTGGTAAGAGGCACAGGACTGGTGTGTCAGTTACCCACCCTAACATATTAACTATGGATTGGTGACAGTTATGCACATTTTATGCTTAATTAATATGAAATCATGTTCTTTGTATGCTGTTTTCCCTTTCAGGTTGCTTTATTGACATTTCTATAATAAAGacatgtttgttttatttggtaTTGTATATTCTTAGCATGAAAACTTAACTTTAACAAGGGTCACAGAACTTAAACCCATTTTTCCCATTAgttatgtgttttgttatgatAATTTGCTATATGAGCAATTCAAATGGAACCTAACTGCTCATATCATTAGGACCTCCCTGTGTCTGAAAAAATTTATCAATGCATACAGGCTTTTCCCTAAAAGATGGTGTGGATCAAACAGGTGTGATGACCTGCTTCCAAGCATCATGGAAATACTGAGAAATTTATCAGGATAAATTATCCATGAGCATTTCTCTCCAGGAATCAAACCAGGACATTGACAAACACACATCCAATGCCTTGCCACTCAAGCCAAGATTAAGGCCTGAGTGTGATTTGGTTGGCTGTGATTATTCTGTTGCTACATTGGTTCATCTGTAGTGTAATGGCAGCCACACAAATCCAACATCTTGCCACTCAGACAAAGATCAAGATCCAAGTGTAATTGGGTTGACATTGACTCCTCTGTCACTATGAGTAAACAAGTTCTTCTGTAGTGTAATGGCAGCCACCTCTAGCAGGTTGCACCACAAGATGAATCCAGTCAGTCATGGTTGCTCTACATGTCATTGCTTTGGGAATCAACCTGCTGTGTCCTTCAAGTCATCAAAACCATTATGCTTTCCACTTGCTGTCTTTTGTGTTCAGACTTACCAGAACTTATGTGTCTGCATTAGCATCACTATTCCAGCAGCTCTTCTAAATTGCTTCTGTTTCACTAAAATCAGAGGTGATGTGTAGCTCAGCATGTGCATCTCAGTGCAGTTTAAGTCACAGCTCTCTATTTTAAGCAATGGACATCCTTTGTTCACCTTCATTGTACTGTAAAAATTGTTTGCATGGGAACAGAGCAAACAAAAGAGAGAATTGGAGATGAGATTTGTATTTTTTGGACTAAAGAAGTATTTAAGTTAGTTTATTATAAAAGTAAATGTCTAAAAAGTTGCTGATAACTGAAGGAGAAATTGTCAAGCAGTTAAATAGTTATTAATAAAAGTGTTGAGTATGTATTGTTAACTGCAGGTGTGACCGTGTTGTGTGGTTGGAGGAGCGGCACTTCTGGACCTTTGAGGCAGTGATGGCACTATTGGGGATGGCTGCTGGCTTGGCTACCATGGCCAGGCAGAAGATTCTTGACCACAGGGTTGTTCAGCGGATACAGCGACAGGTTGCAGCAGGAGTTTGATTATAGGTATCGATGATAGAAGCAGGTATATAATACATTATTATTGTGGTATTTTGTATATTCAGAGTTGTGAAACTTTAGGAGTTGTGTAAAATGAAGCATGTATGAAGAAGAATGCTAAAATCCAATCTATATTACATAGTTTCaccttcattcatcatcattactctgAGAGATATGTATCATAATGTTACTATGCtgaactcttccactttctcatcattaccattacatACAGTATCATCTAGTCACATATGTACATGAAAGCTTTCTAATAGATCTAGTTACTGGACAGCAATGGATGGATGCATTTTCAAGGGGGGTGTACATGTAGGATATGGGTATAGTACAATCATAAATCATGCCTCATAAAGTGATATTCCTGTGTTATGTGTGTTGAGACTCATGGAGTATTGATGCTTATTTTACTGATGGAATGAAACTTGCTTTATGTATAATGAAGATCCTCTCAGTATCCTATCACTTCCCAGGTTCCGTCATATGCCTGTTGTTTTAGatttatacatatacacatatgcaGTACACCATCAATTTTACATATTATTGTGGGGGAAGGGATGCCTGCTAATGCCAAAAGTCTGTCAAGTTGAATGTATCTGAAGGACTATTTATTAatactacatattttttttgtttttcatgtgttttgttcTATCACCTCTTCCCTGCCTCCATAGATTTGCCTTGTTTCCAGTTCAGGTGCTTGTCAAGGCTTGAACCAATATAAACaagtgctttttattggttacaATATGGAAATAAGTGAATCACAGTTTATCAACAAGGGAGACTGTTTGATAGATTATCTTAGAAAACAACTTCATGGtgtgaaaaaagtgaaaggtgAAACTCCAAATATTTGAGATGAGATGATGATTATGCTCCATTGATATATGACTAGTTTTCATAGAAaattctgattctctctctctcatgtaagaGGGCTGTGAcctagagcaaaaaaaaaaaaaacactgaaaatgttaGTTTAGTTTCTGAAGAGGGCAGATCAAAATCGTAATCGAAAATTGATTAgaaaagtgccttgaaaccttccttttgaaagagttcaagtcagaggcaggaggaagtacgaaaacaggcagggagttccagagtttagtgtgtgggtggatgtgtgtaattcaccacgGTCTTGCGGATCAGTGCTGGATTCTTGATGGTCAGGTAGATCCTCGGGAAGGGAGCAGAGTTCATGGCAGCGCGATAGGCTTGTTAAGGGTGAGATGCTGCACACCCTACACACCCATTTCTATTAGGGAGGAGTGTACGTGCTTGCTCGTCTGTGAAAATTTAACATCGTGGAGCGGCGTGGAGCTTAGCATGTCGGGTAACGGTCGGGGATGAAGCATGAGCGAAATGTATGTACGACTATTTACATaacgtgcgtgtgtatgtgtgtgtgtgcatttgtacATATACAAATAGTAGGTTAAAATATCGTTTCCAAACCAACAAAGCACAACCTTCCTACACGCAGCCAGGCTGACCGCCActcaaaatgtaaacaatgtcACGTGGAAAGGTAGGGTAGCGAGTGGTATCTTCCCGCGGCTTATCAGTGTCCGGGAGACCGTCTTCCCAACCTTCCCCCATAAAAACTGGTCCTCTAGAATTCCCGGGCTACACATCTGCCGCGCCCTCACCTGTATAGCATATCCTTGCTTTGTTCATCATGggcataattttatttatttattttttttttttatctccccgAGTGGTTTAGCCTTCATACCTGATTTAACTACAGTACTGATGTGCAAGGTTTCAACTGAAACCATAAGGAAGAATGACTGTCTTTATGTGCAGTGtcgcattctcaaacatttaagtgtctcatcacttttttttttttttttcactgacagCGGAAGTTCCAAGAgttttcaaaagtgttttcatgactagtAATTAGGTTATCAGTGATTTTGCATCGTCAATTAAGAGCAAATTATAAAAACCTAACTAATTATGTGACTTTCGTAAATAAGTCTTTAAAAGGTTGAATGGGGGAGTAGGCGTGCGGGAATGGGAATAGTAGGTAAGGGACCTTCACCTTCCTCGCCAACTAGGTAGACCTTGATAGAGTCTCCATAAGTTAGGTCAAGGGTGTGGCTACCTGTCTGAGTGGTGTGGAGGAAGGCCACACGCGGGAAGGCCGGCAACAAACGCGGTTGTGTTGTACGCTCCTTCCTAGTAAGGTGTCACGGAGTTCTACGAGTGGTAGCAGCAGTTAGACAGGGATCGCAGGATTGATAAATACCTGGGAACTTGTATTTTTCATGGAAtccagtgttttgtgtgtttgtgtctaagGTTACTGCCGACGTTTGACTAAAGTATAAGTAAATACGTTGACTGGTcatgtgatctctctctctctctctctctctctctctctctctctctctctctctctctctctctctctctctctctctctctctctctctctctctcatgtctatgcaagagagagagagagagagtcaagtatAGGGATAAAAAGAACTAAACCATGCATCAAGGGAAACAGTTTTCTATAATATCCTACCTTCAGTCATATGATTATATGCAAGAAAGATGTTATTAATTTTAGTTTTAAATTAATGCTGAGCAAGAACAGATAACATCAGCCTCGAGCCAAATagtaaactttatttttttcttttttatctgtattatttattttttcccttttatgttCCTGGAAAATTTCGATATCAAGGtgcgtccgtccgtccgtccgtctgtccgtctgtctgtcacaGTCTAAAAGGGAACCATTGATGAATTTGAAACAAGGACGCGTTGATTTATTAGGAATCGACCAGCGGCATCGGAAACATCTATGGTATTCATTAGTGTCGTATTTCACCTTCCACTGTTAATGAGTTAGGTGTGTCCAAACGATATCGTGTGGCTTGCACTGTTAGCTTAGCAGTGACATTGGTAAGGTGAACTAAGAAATGCATGTGGCAGCTCCCGCGGCGTTACaataacactattttttttttttcctgagccTTTGTTCCTTGGTGAGATGGCACGGAGTCACGCTTCTTGCAGTGGAATGATCTTGTCCTTTGAATTATAAAATGTCACATCCTCACAAAATATGAAACCTGAAATTGaagttttttctatttcttttttcttttcattctctctctctctctttctctctctctctctctctctctctctctctctctctctctctctctctctctctctctctctctctctctctctctctctctgtgtgtgtgtgtgtgtgtgtgtgtgtgtgtgtgtgtgtgtgttaggtatgtgtgtatgtagctgAAGGGCAAGTCCTGTCTGAATCAGTATGACGCCAGTACAGTTATAACAGAAGCCACTCACTGGACACTCAAGCAAGCAACCTGCGGCCAAACTTTAGCACAGGCATCAGGTAAGCCCAGCGAAACCCAATGACAACTGAATAATTTTCCTTCACCCCTCAGTGCCGCTGCTTGTGAGATCCTTGACGATTACTACACTACAGTCCTTTAATCAGACTAAATCATAATAAAAGACAAGCAAGACGTATAAAGAGATACGTATAGCAATCACTAAACCTTATAAGGGCAACGAATCTCATTCACATCCGCGTGTGTCATAAAAGGGACGATCTATATTCTAAGCCCACGCGTTACATGTTAGTCGTGCAACTCCCTCATCCCGTAAATTGTGAGCAAGAAGAACGTCcgtcctcatcctccctctcttgaAGGTCGTAGGAAACAGAAAGTGGTGGCCACTGCTCTCTGCAAAAACCTTGTCTCAGTTGCCACAAAAAGACCCgtggtaaaggagaggaggaggggaaaggggggagaCAAAAGCCACGTATCTggcctataataataataatcttgctGCCCTCGAGTTTGTGTGCCGCGTTTATGAGATGTATTTGGTAATGAAGGCgtaacactgagagagagagagagagagagagagagagagagagagagagagagagagagagagagagagagagagagaggttgtactCGAAACAAAATAATTTGCAAATATTCTTTCATAAACATaccagcaataaaaaaaaatgaatcgaGAACAAAAATGTAGCCTTGTTGAAAGTCAATGATGtaattttcaaatattttccaggaggaacaaggaagagaagaatagaattTTAAAGTACGTTAGTCACTCATTACGGGTACGAAGGTAAAGCATTAACCAGACTACACAAAAACCGTACCTCGCACCACTTCCtacttgccaccaccacctccacctccactcctccGCCACTCCACTCCGGCTCTCCCCCAAGGCAGAACCCACCCACACTCCCTCACCCCATCGCCGCCACGCCCATGTAGCAAATGGGGGTGATTGCAAACATTTCCATAGCACGAaccatatactctctctctctctctctctctctctctctctctctctctctctctctctctctctctctcaagtgtgcTCACCAAACAACCTGACACCTGCTAATTAGTTCCTGACCATTTGCTGTTCAGGTGAGACTCAACACTCGACCCTGGCCGTGAATTTCAAGTGACCActcacttcccttcttctcttcctttcctttttttccttatgtgttctttcctttcctgcaccAGTTCTtgtctcccaccaccaccaccaccacgcacgtAGTCTCATCTTCATAAGCCAAACATTCAGTTATAATTGTGAGTCATTTACTTACTaacttttcactactactactactactactactactactactactactactactattagtattactactactgctgctgctgctgctgctgctgctgctggtgctgctgctgttactgctgctgctcctgctgctgctgctgctgctgctgttgttgttgttgttgttgttgttgttgttgttgttgttgttgttctcagtAAAGCTAGTCACCTTACACGGATTGCTTTTCTTACTTCCAGAACCggtttcctcattctctctctctctctctctctctctctctctctctctctctctctctctctctctctctctctctctctctctctctctctctctctctctctctctctcattctgcgTCATCATtatggaacgagagagagagagagagagagagagagagagagagagagagagagagagagagagagagagagagagagagagagagacagtgttgCGTGTCATGTGAAGCGTAAATGGAAGTGAGGACTTTGTCGTcagttattggtgtgtgtgtgtgtgtgtgtgtgtgtgtgtgtgtgtgtgtgtgtgtctgtgtgtgtggggtgtagGTGTCCGTAAAGGTTAATTGTCCACGCCAagccctcctccttcacctttgcCGCGTTAGGGAAGGGACGGACGTATAGgatgatagtagtagtcgtagtagtggtggtggtggtggtcgtttaCATACCTAACACTTGTAATCTCCactggcaacaaaaaaaaagaaaaatgaaaaaaatgtacagaaatgaaaacaaattagAAAAATAATGCGGAAGAACGTGTAAGGTTTtgcgcagttttttttttttacataattttgcGCACATTTTTCTTTGGGATCCACTTCGGCAAACCTGTCATTGCTATGATCATCGCCCTTAAGTAACATTCAAAACAGTAAGAAATGTTCACATGGgtatacggagagagagagagagagagagagagagagagagagagagagagagagagagagagagagagagagagagagagagagagagagagagagagaatagataggAGCTCAGTTTTGTAATTtctgggaaagaaaacattCTAAGAGTGCAGAATTGAGTGTCTGGAAAGTTGTAGGTGATCGGGGAAAAATATTATCTTaggaatactctctctctctctctctctctctctctctctctctctctctctctctctctcgtgttgtaATCATAACCCTGCGACGGAGAACAAGATCAAATTGGCTGgctcgaaaataaataaataaataaataaataaataaaggagttttCTGTGGCGATGTACTGCCGACGTAGAAgctttgtagtggtggtggtggtggtggtggtggtggtcgtggtagtaatggttatggtagtggtgatgttggtggtggtggggtgggagGTGTTGAGCGGTGGAGCGTGGGGCTGAGTAGTGTGGTTTCATTACGTATGCTCCTAACGTGTACATATGCTCGTAACTGTCTTTTTAATGCTTTGGTGTTAAGTTTTGTGTAGATAGTGTGGAGACGGGTGTAGACAGAGGTATTATGGAATGCTCCTAACATATGCTCCTAATTGTCTGTCTTTGAGGATTGAATTTTATTACGCATTCTCATAACTTATGCTCTTAACTGTTTTTACGCTTTACAGATTGGATTTTATCACGTATGCTCCGGTTCTGGGATTTGATTCTATCACTTGTGTTCCTAATGTATGCTGCTAACTGTCTTTCTACGCTTCtaggattttattttattttatttcattttattattatttttcttgcgTATGTTCCTAATGTATGTTCCTAACTGTCTTTTTGCGCCTTAGGGGCTTGATTTTAGCGgaattctctttattcttcatttttttttctctttcataatcATTAGTATCtccttttatgttcttatgttagtTTATGTTCTCGTGTTCTTTTACGAGGTTCCAgaaggaaagtctctctctctctctctctctctctctctctctctctctctctctctctctctctctctctctctctctctctctctctctctctctctctctctctcctgacgagAGTGAGaagacgggggaaaaaaaagatcataaaaaGCCGTATCCTTGAGTTCTAATACATATTCATGCGTTGTCCCCTGTTTTTTCGCTGAGTTACAGGTTGGGAATGtgtgcgttcgtgtgtgtgtgtgtgttggcgtaTAGGATGAGTTGAAggtaaggggaaggggggaggaggaaagggcatTAGCGTGCATGGGGTTTGCTAGAATAATTCTGCTACACCAGTTAACATCAGTAACGCCATGTATTCCTCCCAATCTaaacccccaacacacacacagcttgttCCTCCATCCTATCTTACTCCTGCCCAACTAAAATTAtacctttgtctttttttttaaattctcaTGCACTGACCTTCCCTCTTGCCGCGCCGTGCCTAACATCTGTGATTCGGGGGTCAGTTCAAATAGTTCAAATttgctgtgagtgtgtgtattagtctgtgtgtctgttttttttttttttctatttatcaatcagtctgtctgtctgtcttgtctatctgtcatcagtcaatcagtcttcctgtctgtctgtctgcctgcagGTCTGTTGAGTCCAGGGGGGCCGAGGGGCGTGAACTTTCTTGGGGGTCAGTGTAGCAAAGAGGAGCGAGGACTGTCTTTGAGGGGTCAAAGTGGCAGCGAGAGGCGAGGATTAAGTTTCTCTTGGGTCAGTGTGGCAGCGAGGGACGAAGGGAAGCAGCGGATGGCGGAGAAAGGGCGTTGCGCAATGTCCTCGACTCCCCAAACTTACTTCCGGATGTGACATGGGGAATGACCCGCCCTAATACTATCAATGGTCCGAGTAGCCCGTCCGCCACGCAGGCGCgatcgcccccccccccaccacacacacacacacacacacacacacacggaggagaTAAGCGTGTGCACAAAAATAATCTAACTTTCCAAAAAGagcaatagaagaagaaaaagacaaaaaatagagATATGACGTGTGTTAACTAGGAAACCCAATGAAGGCACAAGAAACTTAATAATAGGATGCGAGGTAGTTTTGCAAATGGAATAACATTTCAGTGCTCTGGCATTGCCAGAGGGAGCGGCGTGtgtgcaactttttttttttttttatgtaggagggacactggccaagggcaacaaaaatccaataaaaaaaaatgcccactgaaatgccagtcccataagagggtccaaagcggtagtcaaaaattgaaggataagtgtcttgaaacctccttcttgaaggaattcaagtcataagaaggtggaaaatacagaaacaggcagggagttccagagtttaccagagaaagggatgaatgattgagaatactggttaaatacTGGCTCTtgcgttaaagaggtggacagaataggggtgagagaaagaagaaagtcttgtgcagcgaggccgcgggaggagggaaggcatgcagttagcaagatcagaagagcagttagcatgaaaatagcggtagaagacagctagagatgcaacattgcggcggtgagagagaggctgaagacagtcagttagaggagaggagttgatgagacgaaaagcttttgattccaccctgtctagaagagcagtatgagtggaatcccccaaaacatgtgaagcatactccatacatggacggataaggcccttgtacagagttagcagctgggggggggggggtggctgaggaaaactggcggagacatctcagaacacctaacttcatagaagctgttttagctagagatgagacgtgaagtttccagttcagattattactaaaggacagaccgaggatgttcagtgtagaagagggggacagttgagtgtcattgaagaagaggggatagttgtttggaaggttgtgtcgagttgatagatggaggaattgagtttttgaggcattgaacaataccaagtttgctctgctccaatcagaaattttagaaagatcagaagtcaagtgtttctgtggcttccctgcgtgaaatgtttacttcctgaagggttttGACGTCTTATgagaagacgtagaaaagtgcaggggtggtatcatcagcgtatatCGGTAATCATGTGAATTTAACCCTTTGATTACTAATGGcagatattattttattttaagtaGCCCTAGGCACTTTGatttatcaaaaacactaaggTGCAGTTAATAAACAACTTTACTAGATGTCTGATGATACCTCTTGTTGTGAGTATAGTTTTTATAAATCCTTATCTGAACTTATACAAGACTATAATTTCAGGGTGATAAGAAGTTGCAGCTGTCAAAGAGttagagaaaaaatatgatagCTTGATTAGAAGACGAGACATAAAAGAGATTCTCTAAGTTCAGTTAAAGCAGAAATGGATAAATACTCGTACTTCAGCATTACGTTATACAAGCGAATAAGTTCCTAGCCCCTTGGTGGTCTGCGTGTGTATCGACCCCTGCACCACAAATTTCCCTCGCCCCAAACTgcgggagaagaaaaataaaaatgtgttgGGGCAGGTATTATCCGTTATGTAAGCTGTAAGGGACATAATCtagcggtggaggaggaggaggagaacgagggcGCTAACACGAGTGGCCAGGGTGTCCTTAGGAGCGGCAGGGCGACGAGGGTAAGGTATGGCGGCGGCCCTCCGAGGATACGTTCAAAAGAAATAGacgt
The Scylla paramamosain isolate STU-SP2022 chromosome 3, ASM3559412v1, whole genome shotgun sequence genome window above contains:
- the LOC135092359 gene encoding protein JTB-like — encoded protein: MIESCSKKRMVIAIACLIGLSVLVLIVENELTPSDTRPHTHTTAQPNTTLKELCWIREEVQELEECQPCTAFETTSGNPSVCSSAKYRQKINCSKTGEVFRKCDRVVWLEERHFWTFEAVMALLGMAAGLATMARQKILDHRVVQRIQRQVAAGV